Part of the Flavobacterium sp. KS-LB2 genome is shown below.
GTGCTCTAGGAAGAGAATTTAGATTAGGAGCAATGTTAAATCCCGTTTACGATCAAATTGTATTGAACTTTGCATCAATATTATCAACAGAGAATAATACTAAAGTCACTATTTCAAATATTCCTATAGGTTCTGTACTATCAGACGGAACCATTATAAATGGACCAATAACGGTTACTTTAGGTAAAAATGAAAGTTATGTTTTGGCATTGGAAAATTACAGTAACACTATTTCTAATAGTACAGCTATGATAGGTGCGTTAGTGGAATCAGATAAACCTGTAGTTGTCAATTCGGGTTCTTTTGGTGGTAGTAACAGTACTATTGTTAATGCTCAAGGAAATCCCCTAGGAAGAGATGTAGGTTTTGACCAAATTGTTCCAACAGAAAAAACTGGTAAGGAATATATATTTGTAAAAGGACTTGGGACTGATGAATTAGAACGGGTTTTATTAATTGCAAATGTCGACATGACTAAAGTATTTGTTAATGGTTCCCTGATACCCATTGCTACTCTAAATAAAGGACAATATACCGTTATTGACGGAAGCCAATTCATAGATGGTAATTTGTATGTTTCAACCTCCGAAAATGTATCTGCTTATCAGAGTATTGGTGGAGATTTTTCATCAGCAAACCAAAATTTATTTTTTGTACCGCCCTTAAATTGTGCTACGCCAAGCATTGTTGATAATATTCCATCCATTGAATCGATAGGAAATACAATTTATAATGGTGGTTTAAATATTGTTACTGAAGCTGGTGCTACTGTAACCATAAACAATATTCCTATCTCGAGTACTCCTATAGTAGTAGCAGGAAATACGGATTATGTGAGATACACCGTTTTTAATCAAACGGGGAATATTGCGGTAAAATCCACGAAGCAAGTTTATGTTTCTTACTTTGGGACAAATGGCGCCGCAACTTATGGCGGATATTATTCGGGATTTGATACAAAACCAGAAATTGTAACTGATAAAATTACAGTGTCTAATTCAGCATGTATACCAAATGTTGTTTTAAAAATTAGCACTTTATCTTCTTATGATACTTTTCAGTGGTATTTTAATGACAATCCAATTGTTGGTGCAAATTCAAATTCATACACCCCAACTCAACCTGGTTATTATCAAGTAAAAGGAAGTATTGTGGGTTGTCCAACTACAGTTCCTATTTTCTCAGACAAGATTCCAGTCAGCGACTGTCCATTAGATTCAGATAATGACGGAACAAATAACAACATTGATATTGACTTAGATAATGATGGTATCATAAATAATCTTGAAGCTAATATTTCTCTATTAAACCAGTCAAATACCATCTCAAGTTCTAATTATACTGCTACAATCACTGGTAGTGGGACAGTTACAGGAAAATCATTATATGGATTTGTTACAGAAGTTCCTGCTGGAATCACGAATTCCGTTACATACAAGATAAGCTTAACAAATCCTCAAAGCATTCGCATTAATTATATAGCACAAGACAGTCCTACACAAACTACCTCTATTTCAGAATATATAAATGGGGATGGCGATTTTATTTTACAAGTACCATCAGATAAAACCATTACTTTAACTAACCCACAAAATCAACTACTCGTCGATACTAATTATGATGGGATTTTTGAAAGTGGTATTACTGAATTCTCATCTTTCGAAATCCGATTCCGATTGAATAGTATAACACCGTTAACTCCTGGTTTGGGTAGCTTTGGGTTTTCATCCTATCTTACTAATTCCATCACATTAACGCATAATAATCTATCCGAAACTGCTGTTAATAAAGCAATTTTTATGATTAATCATACAGAAACTTTTGATTCTGACTCTGATACAATTCCAGATTTATTGGACATAGACAGTGATAATGACGGAATCCCTGATACAATTGAGGCTCAAGGAAAAGGATTTATAACCTTTTCTGGATCTGATTCAAATAAAGATGGTCTTGACAATGCTTTTGAGCCTGGACTAACACGAATTAATACCGACAATGATGTCTTCAATACTTTTCCTGCAGTTTATGATTTATTAGATTTAGACAGTGATAATGATGGCATATATGATTTAATTGAATCTGGAAGCATGGCTATAGATACTAATAATGATGGGATTATAGATGGCTTACCTCTAGCTTTTGGTACAAATGGTTTATTTGACGGACTTGAAACAAGTCCAGATAGCGGTAAACTAAATTATGTAATTACTGATACCGATTCAGATGGAACTTTGAATTACATCGATTTGGATAGTGATAATGATCTTTGTTTTGATGTTACCGAGGCAGGATTTTCTGATGCTAACAATGATGGAATAGTAGGTAACAATCCCATTACTGTTAACACTAATGGGAAAGTCACAAGTGGTTTTGCATATACAATACCAAATAATAATTATATTATTGCTGCTCCAATTGTTATAACCAACCAACCAATAGTTTCACCAACTTGTGAATTAGAAAACACAACAATTACATTAACTGATAATGGCGGAAACACCTATCAATGGCAACTCTCAACGGATGGAACCACTTGGAATAACATCACAAACAATTCAACCTATTCTGGAGCAACAACCAATATCTTATTGATAACAAGTGTACAAAATGTCATGAACGGGTACAAATACAGAGTAAAATTAGATAAAACTGGAAACTCTTGTGGTTTAATTTCTGCCGAAACCACCTTGACAATCTATACTCTACCAGTAATTAACACTGTGACAATCATTCAATGTGACGATGATACCGACGGGTTCTCTGATTTTAATTTAACAGTAAAAAATAATGAGATATCGACAAATTACACTTCAGAAACATTTACCTATTACACTTCTCTTTTAGGAGCTGAAACAGCAGATATTGATAAATTAATTTCTAATCCGCTAGCATTTACTAACACCTCTTCGGGAGGAATGCCAGTTTGGGTTAGAGTAAAAAACACCAATGAATGCGCTAGTATAGTACAAATTAACTTAATAGTTTCTACTACTCAAATTCCAGCTTCTTTCCTTCGCACTTTTTCGACTTGTGATGATTTAGGAGCAACTAATGATGATACTGATGGCCTCGCAACTTTTGATTTCAGTAGTGTAGCAACTGATATTTTAGCGATTCTTCCTTCTTCAAGTTCTGCATATTCCATAAAATTTTATAAAAATGAAGCAGATGCACTATCAGAAAATGATGAAATAACAAATACATCAAACTACAGTAATACTGGCTATCCAAATGAGCAAAAAATTTGGGTTCGTGTTGAAAGTACATCTGATAACTCGTGTTATGGATTGAGTCCAAGAGTTACCTTAACAGTCAATCCAAAACCTAATATTAACACAAACGCTGATTTAGATGAGAATGAATTAGTATGCTCAAACCTTCCTACTTTCTTTGTAAGATTAGATTCAGGAATTCTAGATGGCACTCCTACTAATGACTATACCTATATCTGGACAAAAGATAATATCGTTTTAACTAATGAGACGAGTTCTACATTGGAGGTAAATACTCCTGGTGAATATACCGTAGCAGTTAGCTCATTTAGCGGTTGCAGCAGAATTCGAACTATAAAAGTAACTGCTTCGGATATAGCAGAAATAACAAGCATTTCAATTGTTGATTTATCAGATGTAAACTCAATTACAGTAAATGCAACTGGACAAGGGCAATATGAATATAGTCTGGATGCACCTTCTGGTCCTTTTCAAGATTCTAATTTCTTTGATAATGTAACCGCTGGAATTCATGAAGTGTACATTAATGATAAAAATGGTTGTGGAACGGTGAGTAAAACAATTGCTGTAATAGGTGTTCCAAAATTTTTCACTCCAAATGGAGATGGCTATAATGACTATTGGAATGTAAAAGGAGTAAATGAAAATTTCAACGAAAATTCAATCATTTATATTTTTGATCGTTACGGTAAGCTTCTAAAACAAATTGTCCCCTCTAGACAAGGATGGGATGGAACATTTTCTGGGTTACCTTTACCCTCAGATGATTACTGGTACTCCATAAAATTAGAAGATGGGAGAGAAGCTAAAGGACATTTCAGTTTAAAACGATAAAATAAAAATTATTTTAAACATAAAAAAATGATGGATTTTAGATTACTTGTGATTTTATTCCTGGGTCTTTTAACTATTAGTACTAAAGCGCAAAGTGACTGTAGCAATGCCATTATTGCATGCGGAAACACGGGTTTCGAAGGGTTAACCGTCACTGGAATAGGCACTCAGGAACTTTCAGGATTAAATACTTGTTCCAGTGAAGAAAACAATAGCATTTGGTTAAAAATATCAATAAAAAAAGGAGGAACATTAGGCTTCCTGCTGAAACCGGAAAACACTGATATTAATGAAGATTTTGATTTTTTTGTTTTTGGACCAAATACAAGTTGTGATATGCTAGGTCAGGCCATAAGATGTTCAACCACAAACCCTAGAAGTATAAACCAAAAGAATAATTTTACTGGTATGGAGGAGAATGAAACTGATACTTCTGAGGGACCAGGTGCAGATGGAAACAGTTTTGTAAAATGGCTGACCGTTGATGATGATGATTTCTATTATTTAGTAGTTGATCGACCTATCGGAAGTAGTAATTTTTCACTACAATGGACAGGAACCGCAACATTCAATTCGGCTCCCACTTTTGATGTCCCCAATGGGGCTGCACTTGATCTAAATCAATGCGATAATGATGGAATAGCTGATTTTTCGACAAAATTTGATTTAACAAAAAATACTACTAAAATTATTGGCTTACAAGACTATGTAATTGTAACTTACCACATTGAACAAAACGATGCACTGACAAACATCAATCCAATCATAAATACGACTCAATATATAAATACCTCAAATCCTCAGAATATTTTTGCAAGAATAACAAATACATTAACGGGTTGTTTCAACACATCCGATTTTAAAATTACCGTAAACGACCTGATAAAATTTCCTGTAACTGAATTTTCTATTTGTGATGATGCAACAGATGGAAATGATTCAAATGGACAATCTTTTTTTGATTTAAACACAGTTTCTTCACATATTTTTGGGGACCAAAATACAGATACATTTACAATAAAATATTACCCATCAGAGAACGACGCTAGTAATGATTCCAATCCATTACCTAATTTTTTTTACAATACGATTCCCAATCTTCAATCAATATACATAAAAGCTTCTAGTCCTAATTTATGTACGGCTATAAGTAAAATTAAACTTATAGTCAATCCACTTCCATTAAAAACCAGTGCAATATTGGTACAATGTGATACAGGTTTTACTCCTGATGGCATTAGTTTATTCAATTTAAATGAAGTAAATACGAAATTTACAAATAAAAATAATGATCTAATAACTGCATTTTTTATAAATGATAGTGATGCCCAAAATAATATCAACGAACTAAATACATCTTTTTATAACACCGTCAATCCGCAAAATATTACTGTCCGAGTTACAAATAACAAAACAGGTTGCTCAAGTCTTAGTACTTTGGAATTAAAAGTCAACGTGATTCCTGAAAAAACATACACTATAAATCCAGTTTGTGACACTGATGGAATCGAAGATGGAAAACATCTATTTAATCTAAAAGAAGCTAATATTCCCACTACTAATACACAAACACTTTTTTATTATTCAAATATAAATGACGCTTTATTAGAACAAAATGAGCTTACTAATCCTTTTTCTTATTTCAATGAAACAGCATATAATCAAATTATTTATGCTAGAATCGAAGAAGGGAATGATTGTTTTGGGATAAGCAAAATTAAATTAGAAGTACTAAAATTACCCGATTTAAATACTACTATAGCAACTAGCTTTGTTTGTTCCAACCTTCCAACATTTTTTATTCAACTCAACGCAGGAATTCCGGATGATTCCCTTTCGAGTGACTATACATATATTTGGTCAAAAGACGGAACGGTATTATCAACCAAAACGGCTTCAACACTTGACATAAATATCGCAGGATTATACACCGTCGAAGTGAAAAATAATTCGGGCTGCAGTAAAATCCAAACTATAAAAGTAGCCACTTCAGATGTTGCAAAAATTACAAATATTGCCATTACCGATTTATCAGATGTAAACTCAGTAACGGTAAATGTAACTGGAGAAGGACAATATGAATATAGTCTGGACGCACCTTCTGGTCCATTTCAAGATTCTAATTTCTTTGATAATGTAACTGCCGGAATTCATGAAGTATACATTAATGATAAAAATGGTTGTGGAACTGTGAGTCAAAAAATTGCCGTAATTGGTGTTCCAAAATTTTTCACTCCAAATGGAGATGGTCATAATGACTATTGGAATGTAAAAGGAGTAAATGAAAATTTTAATACAAATTCAATCATTTATATTTTTGATCGTTACGGTAAGCTTCTAAAACAAATTGTCCCCTCTAGTCAAGGCTGGGATGGCACATTTTTAGATCAACCTTTATCCTCAGATGATTATTGGTACACTATAAAATTAGACGATGGTAGAGAAGTTAAAGGCCATTTCAGTTTGAAAAGATAATTTACAAACCATATTCATGATTCGTAATATTACTTTTTTTGTAGATATTAACTATATTTGATAGTTATGAAATATTATTACCATTTACTGTTTGTTTTCCTT
Proteins encoded:
- a CDS encoding T9SS type B sorting domain-containing protein, with the protein product MKKTLLLLITLFSISCFSQFSKTHYIPPLTCSTNLAGDHYLYISTPSATDVNFKIIANGGNIITGVVKNTTPFIYSIGQGQDTQLITPKTTIGIIKNKGYIVEAEDLIYVSVRVNAGFASQNNSYNHAGGLVSKGNSALGREFRLGAMLNPVYDQIVLNFASILSTENNTKVTISNIPIGSVLSDGTIINGPITVTLGKNESYVLALENYSNTISNSTAMIGALVESDKPVVVNSGSFGGSNSTIVNAQGNPLGRDVGFDQIVPTEKTGKEYIFVKGLGTDELERVLLIANVDMTKVFVNGSLIPIATLNKGQYTVIDGSQFIDGNLYVSTSENVSAYQSIGGDFSSANQNLFFVPPLNCATPSIVDNIPSIESIGNTIYNGGLNIVTEAGATVTINNIPISSTPIVVAGNTDYVRYTVFNQTGNIAVKSTKQVYVSYFGTNGAATYGGYYSGFDTKPEIVTDKITVSNSACIPNVVLKISTLSSYDTFQWYFNDNPIVGANSNSYTPTQPGYYQVKGSIVGCPTTVPIFSDKIPVSDCPLDSDNDGTNNNIDIDLDNDGIINNLEANISLLNQSNTISSSNYTATITGSGTVTGKSLYGFVTEVPAGITNSVTYKISLTNPQSIRINYIAQDSPTQTTSISEYINGDGDFILQVPSDKTITLTNPQNQLLVDTNYDGIFESGITEFSSFEIRFRLNSITPLTPGLGSFGFSSYLTNSITLTHNNLSETAVNKAIFMINHTETFDSDSDTIPDLLDIDSDNDGIPDTIEAQGKGFITFSGSDSNKDGLDNAFEPGLTRINTDNDVFNTFPAVYDLLDLDSDNDGIYDLIESGSMAIDTNNDGIIDGLPLAFGTNGLFDGLETSPDSGKLNYVITDTDSDGTLNYIDLDSDNDLCFDVTEAGFSDANNDGIVGNNPITVNTNGKVTSGFAYTIPNNNYIIAAPIVITNQPIVSPTCELENTTITLTDNGGNTYQWQLSTDGTTWNNITNNSTYSGATTNILLITSVQNVMNGYKYRVKLDKTGNSCGLISAETTLTIYTLPVINTVTIIQCDDDTDGFSDFNLTVKNNEISTNYTSETFTYYTSLLGAETADIDKLISNPLAFTNTSSGGMPVWVRVKNTNECASIVQINLIVSTTQIPASFLRTFSTCDDLGATNDDTDGLATFDFSSVATDILAILPSSSSAYSIKFYKNEADALSENDEITNTSNYSNTGYPNEQKIWVRVESTSDNSCYGLSPRVTLTVNPKPNINTNADLDENELVCSNLPTFFVRLDSGILDGTPTNDYTYIWTKDNIVLTNETSSTLEVNTPGEYTVAVSSFSGCSRIRTIKVTASDIAEITSISIVDLSDVNSITVNATGQGQYEYSLDAPSGPFQDSNFFDNVTAGIHEVYINDKNGCGTVSKTIAVIGVPKFFTPNGDGYNDYWNVKGVNENFNENSIIYIFDRYGKLLKQIVPSRQGWDGTFSGLPLPSDDYWYSIKLEDGREAKGHFSLKR
- a CDS encoding T9SS type B sorting domain-containing protein, which translates into the protein MMDFRLLVILFLGLLTISTKAQSDCSNAIIACGNTGFEGLTVTGIGTQELSGLNTCSSEENNSIWLKISIKKGGTLGFLLKPENTDINEDFDFFVFGPNTSCDMLGQAIRCSTTNPRSINQKNNFTGMEENETDTSEGPGADGNSFVKWLTVDDDDFYYLVVDRPIGSSNFSLQWTGTATFNSAPTFDVPNGAALDLNQCDNDGIADFSTKFDLTKNTTKIIGLQDYVIVTYHIEQNDALTNINPIINTTQYINTSNPQNIFARITNTLTGCFNTSDFKITVNDLIKFPVTEFSICDDATDGNDSNGQSFFDLNTVSSHIFGDQNTDTFTIKYYPSENDASNDSNPLPNFFYNTIPNLQSIYIKASSPNLCTAISKIKLIVNPLPLKTSAILVQCDTGFTPDGISLFNLNEVNTKFTNKNNDLITAFFINDSDAQNNINELNTSFYNTVNPQNITVRVTNNKTGCSSLSTLELKVNVIPEKTYTINPVCDTDGIEDGKHLFNLKEANIPTTNTQTLFYYSNINDALLEQNELTNPFSYFNETAYNQIIYARIEEGNDCFGISKIKLEVLKLPDLNTTIATSFVCSNLPTFFIQLNAGIPDDSLSSDYTYIWSKDGTVLSTKTASTLDINIAGLYTVEVKNNSGCSKIQTIKVATSDVAKITNIAITDLSDVNSVTVNVTGEGQYEYSLDAPSGPFQDSNFFDNVTAGIHEVYINDKNGCGTVSQKIAVIGVPKFFTPNGDGHNDYWNVKGVNENFNTNSIIYIFDRYGKLLKQIVPSSQGWDGTFLDQPLSSDDYWYTIKLDDGREVKGHFSLKR